TTGAACCACCCCAGCAGGGGGAAAGGCGGGTTACGGTCAATTTTGACGCAGAGCCGGCGCTGTTAATCGCCTTTCATAAACCGGCGATGCCTCATATGGATGATTATTGCGCCGATGTTTTAACGGATATTCTCGCCGGTGGTTCGACTTCGCGGCTTTACAAGCGCCTGGTGATTGAAGAGCAGCTGGCGAGCAACGTTCAGATCTACGGAGCTCCGGGGAACCGCTATGCCAATCTGCTGGTGATTGATGCAACACCGCGCTTTCCCCATTCCGCAGCTGAAGTCGAAGCGGCAATCTATGCTGAGCTTGACAAGCTTAAGGTGGCGGCGGTCTCAACCGCAGAATTGAAAAGGGCGCGTAACCGGCTGATTACCAATAACCTGAGGCAGATGCGCAGCAATAAGGGCCTGGCCGGTTTACTCTCAAGCTATGCTGCCCTTGGCGATTGGCACTATCTCATTGACTATGCAGATAAGCTTCAAGGCATTGATCCTCCAAAACTGATTGCTTTTGCCAATCGATATTTGACCTCGGCCAACCGCACCGTGGCCGTGCTGCAGCGTGAGGTGAAGTGATGAAATCTTTTCTGTCGATCTTGTCCTTATTGCTTCTGACAGCCTGTAGCATGTTGGTGCGTCAACCGGTTCGCCCGGACGCCTTGACCTTCCCGAAGCTGACCTTTGATTTTCCCCAGGTTGAACACCTGACCCTGGCGAATGGAATCGAGGTCTATCTGCTGCCTGACCATGATCTGCCGTTGGTTGAAATCACAACCCTTACCGGTGGCGGCTCGATTTTTGATCCGCCCGAAATGACCGGCCTGTCTGACCTGTTTGTTGAAAGTCTGCAGACGGGTGGGGCAGGGGACCGTTCTCCCCTGATCTTCCAGGAGACCCTGGAAAACATGGCGGCGGATCTGAAGGTCAGCAGCAGCAGCTATGCTTATCAGCTCGATATGTCGATGCGGCGTCAGGATGTCGTGTCGGGGTTCGGTCTTCTGGCAGATGTTTTGCGTCGTCCGCAATTTGACGCCCAACGGATTGAGATCGCGCGACTGGGACTTATCGAAGGCGTGCGCCGCCGTAATGATGATCCTGCCTCGATTGCTGCCCGCACTCTGGCAAGATCGATTTACGGCGATCATCCTTTTGGTCGTGTTGCCAGGCAAAAAACTCTGAATGCTATCCGGCGTGAAGATCTGCTGCGACTCTATCAAACCTACTTTCAGCCGAGCAACCTGTCGATTGCCGTTTCAGGTGATATTGATCTCGATGAGCTTAAAACCTTGTTGTCCCAGACTTTCGGGGACTGGCAAGGTACGCGACGACCTAGTCTGAAGCCCCCCGCATTGCCTGTGAAGGACCAAAAAGGAGAGCTTTTTATTGCCGATAAAGATCTTCCTCAGACGACCATTATGATGGGACAACCGGGGATCGATAAAAACAATCCTGACGCGATGGCGCTGAAGGTTGCAAATTATATATTGGGCGGGGGTGGTTTCAACAGTCGAATGATGCGTGAGATCCGCTCTAATCATGGTCTGACGTATTCGGTTTACTCCTATTTTCAAATCGGACGACTGTTACCCGAGCTTTTTATCGCTCAGTGTGAAACCAAGTGCAGTTCGACCCTGGAAGTTGTCAGCATGATGCGGGCGCAGATGCAGGGATTGATCAATATGCCGGTCTCTGACGCGGAATTGACGACCGCCAAAGAGAGCCTGATCAACAGTTTTGTCTTCGCCTTCGACAGCAGCCACGCGGTTGTAACTCGTCAACAGCGCCTCGATTTTTATGAGTATCCCGCAGATTATATGCAGACCTATCGACAAAAAATCGCCGCTGTGACCAAGGCGGACGTGCAACGGGTCGCCAAAAAATATCTCCACCCCGATCAACTCCAGATTGTGCTGGTTGGTCGACGGAATGGGTTTGAACAGGACCCGGCTGCGGCACTCGGGATGCCGGTCGAAAAGGTAGATCTAGGGGTTGAATAGAGCTTTTATTAATTTAAGCCGTTTATGTCTTTTGTTTTGGCCTTCATTGCCATCAGGGGTGAATCCCATGTCTCAGTCGCATCGAAATCGTGTTTTTACACTTAAGCAGAAATGGCATCGTTTGCTCTGGGAACAAGATCTGCGCATGCTCAGCTATCCCCGGTCTTTTTTGTTGCGTCAGTTACAGACAGTTTCACTGGTGACGCGGGATTTCCTGCAGGATCGCTGTATGCTGCGTGCCTCAGCCCTGACCTATTCCTCGCTGCTTGCGATCGTTCCGCTTTTGGCCCTGACCTTCGCGCTGCTCAAAGCGTTCGGGGTGCAAAACACTCTGGAACCACTGATTCTGGACAAATTAAATGTTGGTTCACATGAGGTCGTGACCTCGCTGCTGACCTATGTCAACAATACCCAGGTAGGAAAGCTCGGAGCTTTCGGTCTGCTCTTCCTGCTGATTGCGGTTACTTCGCTGCTCTCAAATATTGAAGACAGCTTCAATCATGTCTGGGGGGTAAAGGGGTTGCGTCCGTTGATCAGGCGCTTTTCCGATTATCTGTCAGTGCTGCTGGTTGGGCCGGTGCTGCTGATCTCTGCGATCTCCATGACCTCTTCCCTGACCAGTCATAAACTGGTGCAGCGTTTAATTGACATGGAAGTGGTTGGCAGTCTGATTTTGACCTTGTTTAAGATGGGGCCTTATCTGCTGATGTGGATCGCCTTTGCAGTGCTGTACGTGTTTATGTCCAACACGCGCGTTGAATGGTCGTCAGCTTTTGCCGGAGGGATTATCGGGGGGACACTTTGGCAGTTGGCGCAGTGGAGTTATGTCAATTTTCAGGTTGGCGTTGCCAAATATAATGCCATTTACGGCACCATGGCGGCGCTGCCTATCTTTATGATCTGGGTCTATCTCTCCTGGAATATTGTATTACTGGGGCTTGAATTTACCTATGCTCGACAGAATTTGCGCACTTGGGGGCGCGATCTGCACGGATATGAAGTTAATCGAAGTAGTTACGAACGGGTAGCTTTGATTCTGCTGCTGTCGTTGGCAACCAGATTTTATCGGGCCATGGATTCCGCCAGCAAAGAAAGCTTGTCTCGGCAGTTGGGGATTCCTCCGCGGTTGTGTGAACATATTTTAGCTGAACTTGTTGAACTTGGTTTCGTTAGTGAAACCTCAGGCGGGGGTAGAAATATAAAACGCTACCAATTGGGGCGAGCGGCGGAGGCTTTAAGCGTTAGTTATATTCTGTCAAGACTGCGCGGACATGGTATAGAAGTTCTTCATTTAAAACCGCATTTCGTAGTTGAAGTTGCGAGCCAGAGCCTGGCTGATATGGCACTTACCGAGCAGAAGAGTGGAGCGATCACCTTAAAAACTTTGGTTGATCAATGTACCCGGTCGGATGAGGCATCTGAAAAGTCTGAGTCTTGAAATGATTTCAACTCTGCCTTGCCGTTGATCAATTCCAGATAAGAGAATTGATGAATCCAGTCGCCTAAAACAGTGACCTTCATCTCAGAGATACTGGTTTGCAGTGGGTAGTGGAAATGGCCACAGATGAAACAGTCAGCCCCCTGCTTCAACGCCTGTTCAGCATAGGGCAGAACGAGAGCCGAGGGGTCATGGTGGTGATGGGTTTTTTTTCGGCTCTGTTCACAGAGGTAATTTCCAAAACGCCAGGCGGTATCCGGTGGGACAATTTTTGCCATAAACTTCAGGAATCGACTGCGCCAGAAGGCACGCATCAGACGATAGCTCTTTGCTTTGGGGTCGGCAAGGTCTCCGTGGCAGATAAATATTTTCTGTCCGTTCCAGTCGACAATCTGCTGGTCAGGGACCACCGTGCACTTCAGGGTTGTGCCGAAAAACCCTTCGAGGTTGAAGTCGTGATTCCCCTCTACATAGAAAAGCTGACATCCTTCACTGACGAGTTGCTGCAGGCGGGTGAGTAGTGGGAGATGCTCTGAAAAAACAACGTGCTGATATCCGATCCAGAACTCGAAAATATCTCCTAGCAGAAACAGCGCGTCGAGGTTACCCTGTTGCTGGTCGAGAAATGCGAGCAGTGTCCGATAATTTGTGTCAGAAGGATGGCGCAGGTGCGCATCTGAAATAAAGAGGGCTCTCATGGCCGCCAACTATAGATAGACGGTCAGGCGCTGTCAACTGACCAGTAATAACTACTTTTCAGTAAACATTATGTTAAAGGAGATCCTATGCTGAACTATCCCATGATTCATATCTGTTACCGTGTCCTCGATCTTCAAGCCTCTGAGGCGTTTTATCAGAAAGCGTTCGGGTTTGAAGTCGGGCGCAAAAAAGATTTCCCCGAAGGGGGCTTTACCCTGAGCTATCTGGTGAGTCCGGGGCTGCCCTTTGAGCTGGAGTTGACTTATAACTACGGGCAGAAAGAGGCCTATGTTATTGGGAATGGCTATTCGCATCTTGCCGTCGGGGTCGAAGATCTTGAAGGCTCACATCGGCGACATAGTGACGACGGGCTTAATCCGACTCCCATCAAGGGGCTGACCCCAGGGAAGGGGAAGTTCTACTTTCTGACTGATCCCGATGGTTTTCGGGTTGAGGTGGTTCGCCTTACGCAATCCAAAATGGAGATATAAATAATGGGCCGACTGAGTGAACTACTGGGGCAGGGACGAGTTCTGGTTGAAGAAGGAGAGTTCAAGCAGGCCCTGCCGCTGCTACGCGAAGCCGAGGCGCTTTGTGCCGATAGTCCTGAGCTCTGCCTGCTGCTGGCCGAGGTGTTGGTGGAAGAAGGCCAAACTAATGAAGCTCTGACCTGTCTCCGCCGTGGGCAAAAAAATGAAGCGGACAATATTGATCTTCTCTATGCCCTGGGGGATCTGCTCCTTGCCGCTGGGCAGAGCAAGGAGGCACTGGAGTGTTATGGCAGAATTGTCGGGTTAGATGCTGAGGAAGCAGATGCCTGGGTCAGTCAGGCTCTGGTCTATGTTTCCCTGGAACAACCGCAGCAGGCTGAACAAGCCTGTCGCAGTGCCTTGCAGGTTGACCCTGACTCAACCTTTGCGCTGAACGCGCTGGGGGATGTTTGTGATAGCCTCGGCAAAGAAACAGAAGCCTTGTCCTGCTACCGCAAGGTTCTTGAACTCGATCCTGAGGATGCACAGGCCCATTTGAATTTAGGGGAATATTATTACGCCGGTGGAGATCTGGCTCATGCCGAAAAACACTGTCAGTTGGCGTTGGAATTTGACCCGGGTTTGACCTTCGCCTGTTTGACCCTCGGGAATATCTGTATGGACCTTGATCGTAATGAAGACGCTGTGAACTGGTTTCAGCAGTTTCTTACCCTTGAACAGGATCCGGCCGCCAAGCAGATTCGTGAAGAAGTTGCAGCGGTGATTGATGGCTTGAACTCCTGACATTGACCGATTAGACCAGAGGAGTTACTTGTGCTACAGGGTTTGGTGTTGTTATTTGGCTTTCAATTTATTGGTGAGTTGCTCTCTCACCTCTTCGCACTCCCAATTCCGGGAAATGTGATTGGCATGGCTTTAATGCTGGTGGCCTTGACCAGTGGCATAGTGAAAGAGGAATCGATATCTGAGGCCGGGGAGCTTCTGCTTAAATATATGGCACTGTTTTTTGTGCCGGCCGGTGTCGGGGTGATGCTCTATTTTGATCTGATCGCGCGCGAGTGGTTGCCGATCATTGTCGGCACTGTCGTGAGTACCTTTGTCGTCATGGCGGTCACCGGGTGGACAGAACAGCTGCTTGGGGGGGCAGATGACTGAGCTTGTTACGACCCCTCTGTTTGGTATTATCCTGACTCTGGCAACCTTTTGGATTGCCGAGCTGGTATATCGACGTACCGGTTTTATTCTGCTGAATCCGGTGTTTGTTTCGATCTGTAGCATCATTATTTTTTTAAAAATGACGCATATCGACTATGCCGCATATGCCAGCGGCGGGAAACTGCTTTTGTTCCTGCTGGGCCCGTCGGTTGTCGCGCTGGCCCTGCCTCTATGGCAACGGCGTGAGCAGATTCTTAAACGGAAACTGCCGATTTTGGTCGGTGTCTGTGCCGGAGCGTTGTCATCAATCATCTCAGCTGCAGGGACTGCCTGGCTGTTGGGCGGAAGTCATAAGGTCGTACTCTCGCTTGTGCCTAAATCGGTAACAACCCCGATCGCCATCGGCATCAGCGAAAAAATCGGCGGCATCGTGCCGCTAACGGCAGCGTTGGTCGTATTGACTGGCTGTATCGGCGCTATTTGCGGGCCGGAGTTCTGTCGTTTGATCCGGATTCGCAAGGCCACGTCGATGGGCCTGGCAATTGGTACGGCGAGTCATGGTATCGGAACAGCGCGGGTACTGGAAGAAGATCGTCTGGCGGGCGCCGTCTCGGGACTTGCCATCGGATTGAACGGCTTGGCGACAGCTATTCTGGTGCCGCTTCTGTGGTTTTTATTCGGCTGGTAAGTTTGGGACGATTTTGATCGAGGTAGAGCCATGCCGGTTTGATGCCTGGCGGAGCGCATTGACCGAATAAAGCAGCAGGCCGCTCCAGACTAGACAGAAGCCTAGAAGTCGGCCCTGATCAAAGGGCTCATTGAACAGAAATACTGCCGATAAAAATTGCATGCTGGGTGTGATGTATTGCAAAAAGCCCATTGTTACCAGACGCAGGCGCTTGGCGGCTGCGTTGAACCAGATCAAGGGGAGAGCAGTGACGACCCCGCAGAGCGGTAGCCAGAGATCGAGAATTGTCCCGCCGCCAAAACAGAGTTCGCCTTTGAAATGAAGCACATAAAGAAAAAACAGGGCAAAAGGCGACAGGAGTAGGGTTTCTATGCTCAATCCCAGAATCGGGCCGACACCTGCCTGTTTCCGGAGCAGACCGTACAGCGCAAAACTGAACGCGAGACTCAAGGCGATCCAAGGCAACTCACCTTGCTGCAGGGTCAGGTAGATGACCCCGGCGGTCGCCAGCAGCAAACTGCAGGATTGAAGCAGGTTGAGTCTTTCCTTGAGAAAGGTAACTCCGAGCAGGGCGCTGACGAGTGGACCGATGAAATACCCAAGACTGGATTGCAAAACGTGGCCTGCAGAGACGGCGTAGATGAAGACCAGCCAGTTAATGGCGATTAAAATGGTTGTTGCTGTCAGCTGGAGCAATAACCTGGGTTGTCGAAGCAGGCGTTGTAACTCGGGTTGTTGGCGGCGCAAGAAGACCAGGCCCAGAAGAAAAAGAGCCGACCAGAGAATGCGATGGCCCAGTACTTCGGTTGCTGGTACCGTCGCTACCTGCTTGAAATAGAGCGGGAAAAACCCCCATACCAGATAGGCGGCCAGACCAAAGAACACCCCGGTTTTTTCTTCGTCCGCCATGGAGTAATCCCGGAAAAGGAAAAGGAAAAGGCCCTCGCGGGGCGAAGGCCTTTTCCCAGGTCAGAAATGTGTTGCGCTGGTTATTTCTTCTTGGACGCTGCCGCGCGTTTGGCCGCTTTGAGCGGATTGATACGAGCGTCATTCACCTTGATATCAACCTTACGGTGGGTGGCATAGTTGCAGAGGCCACTCTTCCATTTTGCTGCGGGGCTTGGGTACGCGGTGCAGACATCGCCAATAGTCCCTTTGGCGATGCGCTCGCATCCGATACAGTCTTCGACAATAACCTGGCAGCTGCCACCTTCAGCGGCGCAACCTGATTTTTTCCAGAAGGTACACTCGGTACCAGCAAGTACGGTTTGGCACTGCATGATCTTTATATCCTCCGATATCTATGTGTCTCTTTGTGTCCAGAACGGCTACTAATACACAAGAAGCAGGGGCTGAGTCAATGCTTTTTTCATATTTTAATCGGGCTCAGTCCCTGTGAGACAATTGACCCTTTTGCTGTGATTGTTTAGGCTGGACCGATGAATTCAAAAATCGAGAAACTTAAAAAATTGACTCAGGAGCAGTGGGAGGGGCTATGTCAGCGCTGCGCCCGCTGTTGTTATGAAAAAATCGATTTTAACGGGCATATTTTTTATACCCGGATTCCCTGTGATCAACTTGATCTGGAGACACAACGCTGCCAGATTTATAACGAGCGGGACCAGGTTCGTACAGATTGTCAACGCTTGACACCCGAGGTGGTTGAGGCTGGAATTTTGCCGGCTGATTGCCCCTACGCCCTTCTGGTCGATGATTACGTCGGGCCGTCGCTGGGCACTGAAACATCAAACAAGTGAGCGCGAGGCGATGATTGGAGTTATAATTGGCCCGTTAAAACCTGAATTCTGTTTTTGGCCTACTTCGTGGTAATTTTGCTAGCAGCTGAGTCAGATGTTTCTTTTACGCTGATTAATATTGGAGGGCATTGAATGGACCGAATTAAATTTGGCACGTCCGGCTGGCGTGGCATTCTGGCTGAGAGCTTTAACTTAGAGAATGTCCGCATAGTTACTCAATCAATTGCAGATCATCTGCATGCAGAAGGGCTTGGCAAGCAGGGCGTTGTCATCGGTTACGATGCACGCTTTATGGGGCGTGATTTTGCGAGGGAGGCGGTCAGGGTGCTGACAGGGGCAGGTATCCGCAGCTATTTTTGCATGCGCGACACCCCGACGCCGGTCATCGCACACGCTTTGCTGAAACTTAAGGCCGACGGCGCGATCAACTTCACTGCCAGCCATAATCCCTATGATTACAATGGCATTAAATTTTCTCCCGCCTGGGGGGGGCCGGCATTACCGGAAACTACTAAGGATATTGAAGATCGGGCCAATGCCTTGCAGGGGGAGATCTGTTACAAGCAGATGCGCTTGGACGATGCCTCTGATCAAGGTCTGTTCGTAGAAATCGACCCGGCACCTGATTATTTCGCACGTCTTGCTGATCTGGTTGATCTGCAGGCGATAGCTGCGTCAGGGATGAAAATTGCGGTCAACCCGCTTTACGGTTCGGGCCGTGGCTATCTGGACAAAATCCTGCTTGATGCGGGAGTCGAAATTGTATCAATCAATGACCACGTAGACCCTTATTTTGGTGGTGAACCACCGGAGCCGGCGGAGGCTCATATTGCTGATTTTATTGATCTGGTAAAAAGTGATGCTTCAATCATGCTTGGTCTTGCCACCGACGGAGACTCCGATCGCTTCGGGATAGTTGATCGTGACGGAGGCTATATAGAGCCTAACTATATTTTGGCGCTGTTGTTTGATTACCTGATCCGTCGCAAAGGACAAAAAGGGGACGCGGCTCGCAGCGTTGCAACATCACACCTGATTGATGCGGTTGCTGCACATCATGGTGTCAAGGTCCTGGAAACACCGGTCGGATTTAAGTTTATCGGCGAATATATTGCCGCAAACCGTATTCTGATTGGCGGGGAAGAAAGTGCCGGCTTAACGATCCGAGGTCATGTTCCCGAGAAAGATGGTATTCTTGCCTGCTTGCTTGTAGCTGAAATGGTCGCCGTTGAGCGCCGGTCATTGAGTGAACTCCTGGCTGAGTTGTATGCCCGGGTCGGTAGCTTTTATACGCGTCGCACCAATTTGCGCTTGACCGGTGACCTGGCTGAGGGCATCAGTTCGCGCCTTGAAAATCCTCCGGCCGCAATAGGTGGACGCAGCATACGCAACGTTATCCGTCTCGATGGGAGCAAATACCTGTTTGAAGATGGCTCGTGGATGCTCTTTCGTAAATCAGGGACCGAACCGGTCGTGCGCCTGTACGGAGAGGCCAGTTCTGAGGCGGCACTCGATGAATTAATGGCGGCAGGTGAAAAGTTTATCCTCAAAGGGTGACCGCTTTGTTTCTAACCCTACTTGCTGTTGCAACCGTACATTTTACACCTGGTCGTAGTTAATTATAGTCGCAGGAAGTCTTGGGTTAGGCCGGTTGGGACAGGATCAGATTCCCGTAGATCATCACCGTAAAAAAAGGGCGAAGTCGTTATGACTTCGCCCTTTTTTTACTCTGTGGAAGAGACCGTTTAGCCGAGGATCTGTTTGAGATCCGCCTCGGCCGTGGTGATCGGCCCGATGTTGAAATTCTCAACCAGGAAATTGAGTACATTCGGGGTAATAAATGCCGGCAGATTCGGTCCGATTTTGATGTCCCGTATGCCGAGGTGCAGCAGGGTCAACAGGATTGCAACCGCTTTCTGTTCATACCAGGAGAGGATGAACGAGAGCGGCAGGTCATTGACGCCACATTCAAACGCGTTGGCCAGAGCGACGGCAATCTGAACGGCCGAGTATGCATCGTTGCATTGTCCGATATCCAGCAGGCGCGGAATGCCGCCAATGTCACCGAATTCCATCTTGTTGAAGCGATATTTACCACAGGCCAGGGTCAGGATGACGGTATCCTTGGGAGCCTTCTCGGCGAACTCGGTGTAGTAGTTACGGCCAGTTTCGGCACCATCGCAACCACCGACCAGGAAGAAATGCTTGATCGCGCCAGACTTGACCGCATCAATCACCTTGTCAGCCACGCCGAGGACGGCGTTATGTCCGAAACCGGTAAGAATTTTCTGTCCCGGAGCCTCAGGGAAGCCTTTTCCGGCCAGGGCACAATTGATTACTTCGGAAAAATCCCAGCCATCGATATGTTTCACATCAGGGAACTGGACACGATCCCAGGTGAAGAGGCGATCTTTATAGTTCTCTGCTGGCTTCTGGATACAATTGGTGTTGAAGACGATTGCACCCGGGAAGCTCTGGAATTCCTTGTGTTGATCCTGCCAGGCGCCGCCCCAGTTGCCCGCCAGATGGCTGAACTTTTTCAGTTCTGGATAACCGTGGGCTGGCAGCATTTCACCGTGGGTATAGATGTTGATCCCTTTCCCTTCGG
Above is a genomic segment from Geopsychrobacter electrodiphilus DSM 16401 containing:
- a CDS encoding phosphoglucomutase/phosphomannomutase family protein — encoded protein: MDRIKFGTSGWRGILAESFNLENVRIVTQSIADHLHAEGLGKQGVVIGYDARFMGRDFAREAVRVLTGAGIRSYFCMRDTPTPVIAHALLKLKADGAINFTASHNPYDYNGIKFSPAWGGPALPETTKDIEDRANALQGEICYKQMRLDDASDQGLFVEIDPAPDYFARLADLVDLQAIAASGMKIAVNPLYGSGRGYLDKILLDAGVEIVSINDHVDPYFGGEPPEPAEAHIADFIDLVKSDASIMLGLATDGDSDRFGIVDRDGGYIEPNYILALLFDYLIRRKGQKGDAARSVATSHLIDAVAAHHGVKVLETPVGFKFIGEYIAANRILIGGEESAGLTIRGHVPEKDGILACLLVAEMVAVERRSLSELLAELYARVGSFYTRRTNLRLTGDLAEGISSRLENPPAAIGGRSIRNVIRLDGSKYLFEDGSWMLFRKSGTEPVVRLYGEASSEAALDELMAAGEKFILKG
- a CDS encoding M16 family metallopeptidase, giving the protein MKSFLSILSLLLLTACSMLVRQPVRPDALTFPKLTFDFPQVEHLTLANGIEVYLLPDHDLPLVEITTLTGGGSIFDPPEMTGLSDLFVESLQTGGAGDRSPLIFQETLENMAADLKVSSSSYAYQLDMSMRRQDVVSGFGLLADVLRRPQFDAQRIEIARLGLIEGVRRRNDDPASIAARTLARSIYGDHPFGRVARQKTLNAIRREDLLRLYQTYFQPSNLSIAVSGDIDLDELKTLLSQTFGDWQGTRRPSLKPPALPVKDQKGELFIADKDLPQTTIMMGQPGIDKNNPDAMALKVANYILGGGGFNSRMMREIRSNHGLTYSVYSYFQIGRLLPELFIAQCETKCSSTLEVVSMMRAQMQGLINMPVSDAELTTAKESLINSFVFAFDSSHAVVTRQQRLDFYEYPADYMQTYRQKIAAVTKADVQRVAKKYLHPDQLQIVLVGRRNGFEQDPAAALGMPVEKVDLGVE
- the hcp gene encoding hydroxylamine reductase, whose product is MFCYQCETAAKGVGCDKVGVCGKQPTTSDLQDLLVYSVKGVSFWAHQARQKGAHSNELDQFVIKALFTTVTNVDFADDSIAKIIAEAVSLRETARQLFEKANGGAFGGTVPEAAQNWAFPTERSAQLALAQLHGVKDAKLDADLQSMRSTILFGIKGYAAYADHAIILERQSDEIYAFTHKALTDLQNDSLGLMDLVGIAMECGRINLVTMELLNKAHTDRYGHPVPTPVELGTKAGKAILVSGHDMRFLEEILKQTEGKGINIYTHGEMLPAHGYPELKKFSHLAGNWGGAWQDQHKEFQSFPGAIVFNTNCIQKPAENYKDRLFTWDRVQFPDVKHIDGWDFSEVINCALAGKGFPEAPGQKILTGFGHNAVLGVADKVIDAVKSGAIKHFFLVGGCDGAETGRNYYTEFAEKAPKDTVILTLACGKYRFNKMEFGDIGGIPRLLDIGQCNDAYSAVQIAVALANAFECGVNDLPLSFILSWYEQKAVAILLTLLHLGIRDIKIGPNLPAFITPNVLNFLVENFNIGPITTAEADLKQILG
- a CDS encoding tetratricopeptide repeat protein produces the protein MGRLSELLGQGRVLVEEGEFKQALPLLREAEALCADSPELCLLLAEVLVEEGQTNEALTCLRRGQKNEADNIDLLYALGDLLLAAGQSKEALECYGRIVGLDAEEADAWVSQALVYVSLEQPQQAEQACRSALQVDPDSTFALNALGDVCDSLGKETEALSCYRKVLELDPEDAQAHLNLGEYYYAGGDLAHAEKHCQLALEFDPGLTFACLTLGNICMDLDRNEDAVNWFQQFLTLEQDPAAKQIREEVAAVIDGLNS
- a CDS encoding UDP-2,3-diacylglucosamine diphosphatase: MRALFISDAHLRHPSDTNYRTLLAFLDQQQGNLDALFLLGDIFEFWIGYQHVVFSEHLPLLTRLQQLVSEGCQLFYVEGNHDFNLEGFFGTTLKCTVVPDQQIVDWNGQKIFICHGDLADPKAKSYRLMRAFWRSRFLKFMAKIVPPDTAWRFGNYLCEQSRKKTHHHHDPSALVLPYAEQALKQGADCFICGHFHYPLQTSISEMKVTVLGDWIHQFSYLELINGKAELKSFQDSDFSDASSDRVH
- a CDS encoding PxxKW family cysteine-rich protein, translating into MQCQTVLAGTECTFWKKSGCAAEGGSCQVIVEDCIGCERIAKGTIGDVCTAYPSPAAKWKSGLCNYATHRKVDIKVNDARINPLKAAKRAAASKKK
- a CDS encoding YhjD/YihY/BrkB family envelope integrity protein, with the protein product MSQSHRNRVFTLKQKWHRLLWEQDLRMLSYPRSFLLRQLQTVSLVTRDFLQDRCMLRASALTYSSLLAIVPLLALTFALLKAFGVQNTLEPLILDKLNVGSHEVVTSLLTYVNNTQVGKLGAFGLLFLLIAVTSLLSNIEDSFNHVWGVKGLRPLIRRFSDYLSVLLVGPVLLISAISMTSSLTSHKLVQRLIDMEVVGSLILTLFKMGPYLLMWIAFAVLYVFMSNTRVEWSSAFAGGIIGGTLWQLAQWSYVNFQVGVAKYNAIYGTMAALPIFMIWVYLSWNIVLLGLEFTYARQNLRTWGRDLHGYEVNRSSYERVALILLLSLATRFYRAMDSASKESLSRQLGIPPRLCEHILAELVELGFVSETSGGGRNIKRYQLGRAAEALSVSYILSRLRGHGIEVLHLKPHFVVEVASQSLADMALTEQKSGAITLKTLVDQCTRSDEASEKSES
- a CDS encoding CidA/LrgA family protein — translated: MLQGLVLLFGFQFIGELLSHLFALPIPGNVIGMALMLVALTSGIVKEESISEAGELLLKYMALFFVPAGVGVMLYFDLIAREWLPIIVGTVVSTFVVMAVTGWTEQLLGGADD
- a CDS encoding LrgB family protein, whose protein sequence is MTELVTTPLFGIILTLATFWIAELVYRRTGFILLNPVFVSICSIIIFLKMTHIDYAAYASGGKLLLFLLGPSVVALALPLWQRREQILKRKLPILVGVCAGALSSIISAAGTAWLLGGSHKVVLSLVPKSVTTPIAIGISEKIGGIVPLTAALVVLTGCIGAICGPEFCRLIRIRKATSMGLAIGTASHGIGTARVLEEDRLAGAVSGLAIGLNGLATAILVPLLWFLFGW
- the rarD gene encoding EamA family transporter RarD produces the protein MADEEKTGVFFGLAAYLVWGFFPLYFKQVATVPATEVLGHRILWSALFLLGLVFLRRQQPELQRLLRQPRLLLQLTATTILIAINWLVFIYAVSAGHVLQSSLGYFIGPLVSALLGVTFLKERLNLLQSCSLLLATAGVIYLTLQQGELPWIALSLAFSFALYGLLRKQAGVGPILGLSIETLLLSPFALFFLYVLHFKGELCFGGGTILDLWLPLCGVVTALPLIWFNAAAKRLRLVTMGFLQYITPSMQFLSAVFLFNEPFDQGRLLGFCLVWSGLLLYSVNALRQASNRHGSTSIKIVPNLPAE
- the gloA gene encoding lactoylglutathione lyase is translated as MLNYPMIHICYRVLDLQASEAFYQKAFGFEVGRKKDFPEGGFTLSYLVSPGLPFELELTYNYGQKEAYVIGNGYSHLAVGVEDLEGSHRRHSDDGLNPTPIKGLTPGKGKFYFLTDPDGFRVEVVRLTQSKMEI